A stretch of DNA from Fundulus heteroclitus isolate FHET01 chromosome 22, MU-UCD_Fhet_4.1, whole genome shotgun sequence:
GCGGCGCGCTTGGGGGGCCGCCCCCCCCGGCGGCGCCGGTTCTTCTTGCACAGCGTGTAGAAGTTGGGCTTGTCGCGGGAGCAGAGCTTGAGGCGTATCTTCAGGTCGGACGAGCTCTCGCCCAGGTTCTCCTTGCCGGGCGTGTAGCTGTCCAGCAGCTCCTTGACGTGGCTCACCTGGTGCTTGGAGAGCAGCGTGGACGTCCTGAAGCTCATGTCGCACTgcgggcaggcgtagaacttatcccccccccccgccccccccgccccccccgcAGGGCTCTGGATGATGGCGGTggccacatgctgctgctgctgcttccggGCCTTCTTGCTCTTGGCGCCGACCTTGAGCGTGTGGCGCAGGGCGGGGGGCGGGGCGGTGGGCGGGGCCAGGCCAGGAGGGGCGGGGCCAGGCGGGGCGGGGCCCTTGGCGAGGCCCTTGCCCTTCTTGTGGATGAGGCGGTGGCGAGACAGGCTGGAGCTGTGGTTGAACTCCTTACCGCAGATGTTGCAGGGGTGGATGCGCCGCTTCCCGTGGAGCCGCAGGTGGCTGCCCAGCATCCTGAGGGGACAGCAAACGGGTCAGAACCGTCAGAACCGTCAGAACCGTTAAACCATCAGAACagtcagaaccatcagaaccatcagaagaGTCAGAACCGTTAGAATCGTTAAACCATCAGAACCGTtaaaccatcagaaccatcagaaccgtCAGAGGTTAACCCTAACCCGATACCATTCTGTTTGTCACGTGAATTcagccttctctctctcctGACTACTATTATAATTGTTATAATTGTTATAATTTCACCAATGtcgcactattttggcctttaagagccaaaagtttattaaacTATTGTCTCCCATTCCAGACAGTTCTACTGCCCTAAtatgcagttcttcatttatacacattaatttcaaacagatggtatcagGGCAACACTATCCAGAACCGGACTCTGAGGGACCCACAGGGACCCACAGGGACTCAGAGGGACTCAGAGGGACCCAGAGGGACTCAGAGGGACTCAGAGGGACCCACAGGGACCCAGAGGGACCCAGACGGACCCACAGGGACCCACAGGGACCCAGAGGGACTCACAGGGACCCACAGGGACCCAGACGGACTCACCTGCTGCCTTTGAAGCTCATGCCACAGTGGGTGCAGGTGTAGCGGGCGTCCTGGTGGGCGGGCCCCAGCGTCCTCTTGGGCACCACGGGGCCCCCCGTCTTGCCCGTATGGGTCTGCTGGTGCCGGTACAGGCTGGAGGCGTGGCTGTAGCTCTTGCCGCAGTAGTTGCAGCGGTACTGGCGGCCCTCCGGCTCGTAGTAGTCCTGGTCCAGGTCCGCCTCGCCGTCCGGCGGGCCGCCCGGCTCCAGCAGCACCTGGGCCTCCTCTtcgtcgtcctcctcctcctcctcctcgtcgtcGGAGTCGGTCTTTATCTCCACGCTCTGCTCCGTCACCTCGCAGGGGTAGACCTCCTCGTAGGGGGCGAAGAAGGCCTCGTCGGCCTCCATCTTCAGCTGGTCCGCCGTCAGCTCCGCCTCCTCAGAGTCCTTCTTCACGCAGGAGATGGTGAACTTGGAGCCCACCTCGGCCCACTTCACCACGTACTCGATGGGCTGCGTGTCCAGCTCCACCGTGATGAAGTCCGCGCCCAGAGCGTCCGCCTCCGACACCGTCAGCTCCGTCTCCGAGTCCTCCATGGCGCCCGCCGCGTCCCGCAGGAGGAAAGGCCAGGAGGAGGCGCTGCGGGGAGGAAGAGCGGGTCAGTGACGGGCCGCGTACGTCATGTGACACAACAACCCGCCCCCCACCGGTACCGCTACTGGTGCTGGTACCAGCACCGGTACCAGCCCCCCACCGTGCACCGGTACCGGCACTGGTACCAGCACCGGTCCAGGGCTACCCGTCTGTGACCAGAGCGAGTCCAACCAGACGCACCGATCAGCCCCCAGGTAaggctgcagctcttccagGCGGTTCTGGGTTCCAACCGTTCTGTCAGGAACCCAGAACGGTTCCTGTCGGTTCTGTCAGGAACCCAGAACCGCCTGAGAGCTGGGTTCCTGTTCCTGCCTCAGCAGGGAGACCCTTCACTGCTGATGGTAATTAACGGCTTCATCTGCAGCTGACTGGCCTCATCCATCCACTAACGATTCATTTCCTAAAAACACGACTTTTCTCTCCAGAACGGCTCATTTTTTATGCTGAATTTtataatttaacagtttattgttccacctgtattaaatactgactgaataaacCAAACTTGTGTTTTTCTCCCATTATAAAACAtggacatatttataaaatataactaaacagCCCATCAGTGTGCTGTGGTTGAGAAGCTGACTCTGCTCCGCCAGGCAGACCGGCTGAAGGAGCTATTTAGCTGACATCCTAAAAATCATCCATGAtcagttaaataaatatattaaaatggtCCTATTAACCTAAACGTTGCCACACGGTGGCGCTGGGTCAGGGAAGACAGAAAGTCTGAGGAGCCTTCATCAGAAGAACCTCACGTGTTCTCTCGTCTCTCCAGACGACTTTGAGTCATTCCACCGACTAAACGGGCGTTAGCCTCACAAGCTAACACCGCCTGCCGCGGCGGCCATTTTATCCTGAAAGCGCCTAAACCCGCCGCCCTGCGAGGGAAAGACGGTTCCTCAGCGGTAGCTTAGCTTTAAGGTGTCCACCCAAAACAACTTTGGTTGCTGAGCTTCTCCTTAGGAGACACGGCGAGGGGACTGGTGGGCGGGGCTAACGTTCTGCGCCTCGCCTACGTTGATCAACACTGTTGCCaacatttagcaacttttcagactcTGCCAGCCAGTTTATTCATATTCTCTCTCTGGTGGCAGCAGGAGGCGGAGTCTAACCCACACA
This window harbors:
- the LOC110368017 gene encoding zinc finger protein 135 isoform X1, whose translation is MNQQRGAQLRSLFRSSRPFNPSSRSSVSRRRLPVIVTARSGGSPCLTAESRASSWPFLLRDAAGAMEDSETELTVSEADALGADFITVELDTQPIEYVVKWAEVGSKFTISCVKKDSEEAELTADQLKMEADEAFFAPYEEVYPCEVTEQSVEIKTDSDDEEEEEEDDEEEAQVLLEPGGPPDGEADLDQDYYEPEGRQYRCNYCGKSYSHASSLYRHQQTHTGKTGGPVVPKRTLGPAHQDARYTCTHCGMSFKGSRMLGSHLRLHGKRRIHPCNICGKEFNHSSSLSRHRLIHKKGKGLAKGPAPPGPAPPGLAPPTAPPPALRHTLKVGAKSKKARKQQQQHVATAIIQSPAGGAGGAGGGDKFYACPQCDMSFRTSTLLSKHQVSHVKELLDSYTPGKENLGESSSDLKIRLKLCSRDKPNFYTLCKKNRRRRGGRPPKRAAEDAAAARGAARHACDQCGKSFGHASKLVRHRQTHGAAAGPPKLLHAKSGPGGAKTKTYMCAACNKTFVHSSSFSRHKKAHLLAATKSPPAVDETAPLESDSD
- the LOC110368017 gene encoding zinc finger protein 135 isoform X2, which codes for MEDSETELTVSEADALGADFITVELDTQPIEYVVKWAEVGSKFTISCVKKDSEEAELTADQLKMEADEAFFAPYEEVYPCEVTEQSVEIKTDSDDEEEEEEDDEEEAQVLLEPGGPPDGEADLDQDYYEPEGRQYRCNYCGKSYSHASSLYRHQQTHTGKTGGPVVPKRTLGPAHQDARYTCTHCGMSFKGSRMLGSHLRLHGKRRIHPCNICGKEFNHSSSLSRHRLIHKKGKGLAKGPAPPGPAPPGLAPPTAPPPALRHTLKVGAKSKKARKQQQQHVATAIIQSPAGGAGGAGGGDKFYACPQCDMSFRTSTLLSKHQVSHVKELLDSYTPGKENLGESSSDLKIRLKLCSRDKPNFYTLCKKNRRRRGGRPPKRAAEDAAAARGAARHACDQCGKSFGHASKLVRHRQTHGAAAGPPKLLHAKSGPGGAKTKTYMCAACNKTFVHSSSFSRHKKAHLLAATKSPPAVDETAPLESDSD